One part of the Sphingobacterium sp. LZ7M1 genome encodes these proteins:
- a CDS encoding SusC/RagA family TonB-linked outer membrane protein: MISVAFAQDRQVSGKVTSVTDGAPLSGVSVALVGTSIATQTDADGGYTITVADGKTVLNFSFVGYTSKRVDVANQTTANVQLVEDEMSLDEVVVVGYGSTTKEAFTGSAKKVDGTKLQQKNTSNVSQAIAGEVAGLQVTNTTGQPGTASTVRIRGFGSVNGNRDPLYVVDGVPFSGNITSINNADIDNVTVLKDAAATAIYGSRGANGVIVITTKTGRGQSSFIEADVNFGTNMSLLPRYDVIKSPEDYIGLSWEAMYNEGVLAGEDGAAYANEYLFSDRGINPLNNLWNVSSVSDLIDPVTRKVKNNVTRKFDPENWEDHAFQNAARTDLNVRFGGATDKTNYFTSFGYLGDKGYSINSDFERFTGRLSLDHKVTNWLTVGMNTNYSKVERNTGGQSEDSGSIFWFVDNIPSIYPLFERDENGNKIDDNIFGGYVYDYGTNSGRKFGSLTNAIADATYDIKRHKRNELNGRAYVNFNIIDGLTFENSLGIQYYNNIYNDRANKFYGSSASQNGSLYQSRTELNYFNLLNLLRYRKDFGDHSLEALVAHEAVKWESNILNASGYNLVDNNILDFNNVIVSNPVKSYTEAYALESYFGQVNYDYKNKYYLSGTVRRDGSSRFKKDKWGTFGSLGAGWIVSNEDFMQDQDIFNFLKYKVSYGVLGEQAGVGYYPGYDLYSVDNLNNNPAFSFVTKGNEDLTWETSKMFQTGIEFELGNYISGTIEYYVKNTDNLIFDRGVGPSIGYPTIKVNDGQLRNQGIEFDLVGHILKGQDYYLDLGINGESFKNKITKMPIEPSTNLPKEIDIQGVYGWSKDHSLYDFYMRDFVGVDAETGESQFKVFYTDNNANGQFDTGEQITSLALFDNPENKEIKEGTTTVYSEATQHYVGKSAIPKLRGAVNLRAGYKGFDLSVQMLYSLGGYAYDGAYAILMNNDVIGGNNWHTDMFNRWQQPGDITNVPRLNNDNDVGVNSSSTRFLTSANYLMLNNVRLGYNFKTNVLDAIGAKALGIWVSADNLAIASARKGFNPSTHQAGSSSMYRYSPLSTVSAGLRVKF, from the coding sequence ATGATTAGTGTAGCGTTCGCACAAGATCGTCAAGTGAGTGGTAAGGTAACTTCGGTTACTGACGGAGCACCATTAAGTGGTGTATCAGTAGCGCTAGTGGGAACTAGTATTGCTACTCAGACAGACGCAGATGGAGGTTACACGATTACTGTAGCGGACGGTAAGACGGTATTGAACTTCTCATTTGTAGGATATACTTCTAAAAGAGTAGATGTTGCTAACCAAACAACTGCCAATGTACAATTAGTAGAGGATGAAATGTCTTTGGATGAAGTTGTCGTTGTAGGTTATGGTAGCACAACCAAAGAAGCTTTTACAGGTTCTGCAAAAAAGGTTGATGGTACGAAATTGCAACAAAAGAACACTTCAAACGTGTCGCAGGCAATCGCTGGTGAGGTAGCTGGTCTTCAAGTGACCAATACTACAGGTCAGCCAGGTACTGCTTCAACAGTACGTATCCGTGGTTTTGGTTCGGTTAACGGTAACCGTGACCCATTGTACGTGGTGGATGGTGTGCCTTTCTCAGGTAACATTACTTCCATCAATAATGCAGATATCGATAATGTAACGGTATTGAAAGATGCTGCTGCAACTGCTATCTATGGTTCTAGAGGTGCCAACGGGGTAATCGTAATCACCACTAAAACAGGTAGAGGTCAGAGCTCATTTATTGAAGCTGATGTTAACTTCGGTACAAACATGTCTTTATTGCCTCGTTATGATGTGATCAAATCTCCTGAAGATTATATCGGGTTAAGCTGGGAAGCTATGTACAACGAAGGTGTATTGGCTGGTGAAGACGGTGCTGCTTATGCTAACGAGTACTTATTCTCAGATAGAGGTATCAATCCATTGAACAACCTTTGGAACGTAAGTTCAGTGTCTGATCTAATCGATCCTGTAACTAGAAAGGTTAAAAACAATGTAACTAGAAAGTTTGATCCTGAAAACTGGGAAGATCATGCTTTCCAAAATGCAGCTAGAACTGACCTTAACGTTAGGTTCGGTGGTGCAACAGATAAAACAAACTACTTTACCTCATTCGGATACTTAGGTGACAAAGGTTACTCAATCAACTCTGATTTCGAAAGATTTACAGGTCGTTTGAGCTTAGACCATAAAGTGACCAACTGGTTGACAGTGGGTATGAACACCAACTACTCGAAAGTAGAAAGAAATACAGGTGGTCAATCGGAAGACTCAGGAAGTATTTTCTGGTTCGTTGACAACATCCCTTCTATCTATCCTTTGTTTGAGCGTGATGAAAACGGAAACAAAATTGATGATAACATCTTCGGTGGTTATGTATACGATTATGGAACGAACTCAGGCCGTAAATTCGGTTCATTAACCAATGCGATCGCTGATGCAACTTATGACATCAAACGTCACAAACGTAATGAATTGAACGGTAGAGCCTATGTTAACTTCAATATCATTGATGGTTTGACATTCGAAAACTCCTTAGGTATCCAATACTATAACAATATCTACAATGACCGTGCAAACAAATTCTACGGAAGTTCGGCATCTCAAAACGGTTCATTGTACCAAAGTCGTACAGAGCTTAACTACTTCAACTTATTGAACTTATTGCGCTATAGAAAAGATTTCGGTGATCACTCATTGGAAGCATTGGTAGCACATGAGGCTGTTAAGTGGGAAAGCAATATCTTGAATGCCTCTGGTTACAACTTAGTGGACAACAACATCCTTGATTTCAATAACGTAATCGTTTCTAACCCAGTTAAATCTTATACGGAAGCTTACGCTTTGGAAAGTTACTTCGGACAGGTTAACTACGATTACAAAAATAAATACTACTTATCCGGAACAGTGAGAAGAGATGGTTCTTCAAGGTTCAAGAAAGATAAATGGGGAACTTTTGGTTCATTAGGTGCTGGTTGGATTGTATCTAACGAAGACTTCATGCAAGACCAAGATATTTTCAATTTCTTGAAATATAAAGTTTCTTACGGTGTTCTTGGTGAGCAAGCTGGTGTTGGTTACTACCCAGGTTACGACTTGTACAGTGTAGATAACTTGAACAACAACCCTGCATTCTCATTCGTAACTAAAGGTAATGAGGACTTAACTTGGGAAACTTCCAAAATGTTCCAAACTGGTATCGAGTTCGAATTAGGTAACTATATCTCTGGTACAATTGAGTACTATGTGAAAAATACCGACAACTTAATCTTCGATAGAGGTGTTGGTCCATCAATCGGTTACCCTACAATCAAAGTAAACGACGGCCAGTTAAGAAACCAAGGTATCGAATTTGATTTAGTAGGTCACATCCTTAAAGGTCAAGATTACTATTTAGATCTAGGTATCAACGGTGAGAGTTTCAAAAACAAAATCACTAAAATGCCTATCGAACCTTCCACCAACTTACCTAAGGAAATTGATATCCAAGGTGTTTATGGATGGTCTAAAGATCACTCTCTATACGATTTCTACATGAGAGATTTCGTTGGTGTAGATGCTGAAACTGGTGAGAGCCAATTCAAGGTGTTCTATACGGACAACAATGCAAACGGTCAGTTTGACACTGGTGAGCAGATCACTTCATTGGCTTTGTTCGACAACCCAGAAAATAAAGAGATCAAAGAAGGAACTACAACAGTATACTCTGAAGCAACTCAACATTATGTTGGTAAATCTGCTATCCCTAAATTAAGAGGTGCAGTGAACTTGAGAGCAGGTTACAAAGGTTTCGATTTAAGCGTACAGATGTTGTATAGCTTAGGTGGATATGCTTATGACGGTGCTTACGCAATCTTGATGAACAATGATGTGATCGGTGGTAACAACTGGCACACGGATATGTTCAACAGATGGCAACAGCCTGGTGATATCACCAACGTTCCAAGATTGAATAATGACAATGATGTTGGTGTAAACTCTTCATCAACTAGATTCTTGACATCTGCAAATTACTTGATGTTGAACAACGTAAGATTAGGTTACAACTTCAAAACTAATGTGTTAGATGCTATCGGTGCAAAAGCATTAGGAATCTGGGTTTCTGCAGATAACTTGGCTATCGCTTCAGCGAGAAAAGGATTCAATCCTTCAACTCACCAAGCTGGTTCATCAAGTATGTACAGATACTCTCCTTTATCAACTGTAAGTGCAGGTTTAAGAGTTAAATTTTAA
- a CDS encoding SusD/RagB family nutrient-binding outer membrane lipoprotein produces the protein MKKKFLNTILGFVLIGLSVSCTKDFEEINKDPNNPADPNTELLISNVIRQIGNQGNGIAGWAKDIYPQYMAEIQYTNESRFQNKFYDFSAYYNGPLLDAQTILNLNSDPATANLPYVQKGGSTDNQIGVSRILKAFFYLHMTDRWGMLPYSEALKGKEVLTPKYDTQKDIYTSLLKELKEAAAQLKTGEALNGDILFQGNVSKWVKWANSLRMVAAIHLADVDPNLAKAEFASAYAAGAIASNADNAVFAYLNDANNQNPLYNNYFVGKRTDYAVSEKMIETLEDLADPRLPVYAEKVVQGGGYKGMPYGLANADDDLNQETVSLIGKKFTAQNYGLPITTYAQIQFMLAEAAYRGWGTGDAATFYKKGIDASMQQQGVTAPASYFTQSGVAYSAANGLKLIITQKWLANYQANGYESWVDWRRTGFPELHPGPAPLSIDKKIPVRQAYPNTEAGLNGKNYEAAVAAQGPDELNTRLWWDTK, from the coding sequence ATGAAAAAGAAATTTTTAAATACAATACTTGGATTTGTTTTGATTGGTCTTTCAGTTTCTTGTACCAAAGATTTTGAAGAGATTAACAAAGATCCAAATAATCCAGCCGATCCTAATACCGAGCTGTTGATAAGTAATGTGATCCGTCAAATTGGTAACCAAGGAAACGGTATCGCTGGTTGGGCAAAGGATATATATCCCCAGTATATGGCCGAGATTCAATATACCAATGAGTCTAGGTTCCAAAATAAGTTCTATGATTTTTCAGCTTATTACAATGGGCCATTATTGGATGCACAAACCATCCTTAATTTAAACTCTGATCCAGCAACTGCAAACTTACCTTATGTTCAAAAAGGTGGTAGCACGGATAACCAAATTGGGGTATCTCGAATTTTGAAAGCTTTCTTTTATCTGCACATGACAGACAGATGGGGAATGTTGCCGTACTCAGAAGCCTTAAAAGGTAAAGAAGTATTGACACCTAAATACGATACACAAAAGGATATCTACACTTCTTTGTTGAAAGAATTGAAAGAAGCAGCTGCGCAATTAAAGACTGGTGAAGCATTAAATGGTGATATCCTTTTCCAAGGGAATGTTTCTAAATGGGTAAAATGGGCCAACTCTTTACGTATGGTTGCTGCTATTCACTTAGCGGATGTTGATCCAAATTTAGCTAAAGCGGAGTTTGCTAGTGCTTATGCTGCAGGAGCAATCGCTAGTAATGCTGACAACGCTGTTTTTGCTTACCTGAACGATGCCAATAACCAAAACCCGCTTTATAACAACTACTTCGTTGGTAAAAGAACGGATTATGCGGTAAGTGAAAAAATGATCGAAACGTTGGAAGACTTAGCTGATCCTCGTCTGCCAGTTTATGCAGAAAAAGTGGTTCAAGGGGGTGGTTATAAAGGTATGCCTTATGGTTTGGCCAATGCGGATGATGATTTGAACCAAGAAACTGTTTCGTTGATCGGTAAAAAATTCACTGCTCAAAACTATGGTTTGCCAATCACAACTTATGCACAAATTCAGTTTATGTTAGCTGAGGCTGCTTATCGCGGTTGGGGAACTGGAGACGCTGCTACTTTTTACAAAAAAGGTATCGATGCATCCATGCAACAACAAGGGGTAACTGCGCCAGCATCCTACTTTACGCAAAGTGGTGTAGCTTATAGTGCAGCAAATGGTTTGAAGTTGATCATTACCCAAAAATGGTTGGCTAACTACCAAGCAAATGGTTATGAAAGCTGGGTGGACTGGAGAAGAACTGGATTCCCAGAGTTACATCCTGGTCCGGCTCCTTTGTCAATCGACAAAAAGATCCCTGTTCGTCAGGCATACCCGAATACGGAAGCTGGCTTGAATGGTAAAAACTATGAAGCAGCTGTTGCCGCACAAGGTCCAGATGAATTGAACACCAGACTTTGGTGGGATACCAAATAA
- a CDS encoding RagB/SusD family nutrient uptake outer membrane protein, translating to MKKSLNIVLISSLLFTASCSKDFLDEKPTEELSTEQLEEAAKQDPALLKGNIAGLYSTMYNLFSAQGAAEESHDDFGQKGYDIYTDMLCSDMVLAGRNYGWYDQIARYITTTDYTKLEASHAWKYYYKIIFAANTVIDALGGTDVEIPAEDIEQRHIMGQAKAMRAYSYFYLANLYAKEYGTGSEMILPIYTSTDQPNQPLSSTKDVYDLIVSDLNTSIAYLDNFNRTSKDQINKYVAKGLLAYALGARGTQADWQQVVTLTNDILANGGFPLTTKRESAAILNENGIVTNPESGFNNVNTPSWMWGVDLTLASNLDLVSWWGQVDYFTYSYAAAGDPKTIDKGLYDKIPADDVRKSQFNAKNLMPMNKFFAPERKAMGQRNVVTDYIYMRVDEMQILNAEAYANLNNAASAAESLKKVVSLRKADVNYISNLSGQALKNEIYLQTRIEFWGEGKSYLAMKRNKATITRGSNHLSFPGQSFRYNDEKLTFPIPQVEIQNNPQI from the coding sequence ATGAAAAAGTCATTAAATATAGTGTTGATTTCATCCCTGTTGTTTACTGCTTCTTGTAGTAAAGACTTCTTGGATGAAAAACCAACAGAAGAACTTTCAACCGAACAGTTGGAAGAAGCTGCAAAACAAGACCCTGCTTTGTTAAAAGGTAATATTGCAGGTCTTTATTCAACCATGTACAATTTATTCTCTGCGCAAGGTGCCGCTGAAGAGAGCCATGACGACTTTGGTCAAAAAGGTTATGACATCTATACAGACATGTTGTGTTCTGATATGGTGTTGGCTGGAAGAAACTATGGCTGGTATGATCAAATCGCGCGTTACATCACGACAACTGATTATACTAAATTAGAAGCTAGCCACGCTTGGAAATATTACTACAAAATCATTTTCGCTGCCAATACTGTTATTGATGCTTTGGGTGGTACAGATGTGGAAATTCCTGCTGAAGATATCGAACAAAGACATATTATGGGTCAGGCTAAGGCGATGAGAGCTTATTCATATTTCTACCTAGCAAATTTATATGCTAAAGAGTATGGTACTGGTTCTGAAATGATCTTACCGATCTATACTTCTACTGATCAGCCTAACCAACCTTTGTCAAGCACCAAGGATGTTTATGACCTGATTGTTTCTGACCTGAATACGTCTATTGCTTACTTAGACAACTTCAACAGAACAAGTAAAGATCAGATCAACAAATACGTAGCAAAAGGTTTGTTAGCTTATGCATTAGGTGCTAGAGGTACACAAGCTGATTGGCAACAAGTGGTTACTTTGACCAATGATATCTTGGCCAATGGAGGATTCCCTTTAACTACAAAACGTGAATCTGCTGCTATCCTAAATGAAAATGGTATTGTAACAAACCCTGAGTCTGGTTTCAACAATGTAAATACTCCAAGTTGGATGTGGGGTGTTGACTTGACCTTAGCGAGTAACCTTGACTTGGTTTCTTGGTGGGGACAGGTAGATTACTTTACCTATAGCTATGCAGCTGCAGGTGACCCTAAAACTATCGATAAAGGTCTTTACGACAAAATTCCTGCTGATGACGTGAGAAAATCTCAATTCAACGCTAAAAACTTAATGCCAATGAACAAATTCTTTGCACCAGAGCGTAAAGCAATGGGTCAAAGAAATGTGGTTACGGATTATATCTATATGCGTGTGGATGAGATGCAGATCTTGAACGCTGAAGCTTATGCGAACTTGAACAATGCCGCTTCTGCTGCTGAGTCTTTGAAAAAAGTAGTGAGCCTAAGAAAAGCAGATGTAAACTATATTTCTAACCTTTCTGGCCAAGCTTTGAAAAATGAAATCTATTTACAGACTCGTATCGAGTTCTGGGGTGAAGGAAAAAGTTACCTAGCGATGAAACGTAATAAAGCGACCATCACTAGAGGTTCAAACCACCTTTCTTTCCCTGGTCAATCATTCAGATACAATGATGAGAAATTGACTTTCCCAATCCCTCAAGTGGAAATTCAAAATAACCCTCAAATTTAA